In Puntigrus tetrazona isolate hp1 chromosome 18, ASM1883169v1, whole genome shotgun sequence, one genomic interval encodes:
- the slitrk3a gene encoding SLIT and NTRK-like protein 3 isoform X2, with the protein MLWFTLLSTIALGWTTPIPLLDESEEIDEPCFDPCYCEVKEGIFHVHCDSKGFTNVSQISQTWTRPFKLNLAKNSMRKLYFNSFLHLNNAVSLNLGNNALQDIHVGAFNGLSILKKLFLHENKLEVFRNDTFMGLESLEYLQADYNVIKRIESGAFRNLHKLRVLILNDNLIPVLPNLLFRSVSLTHLDLRGNRLRILPYKGTLEYIGRSLMEIQLEENPWNCVCDIVQLKTWLERIPYTALVGDITCEYPFHLHGKDLREIKRSELCPLLSEAELEAKHGIPRLPFNNENVWPTKPSSMLSSFHNTASSVEYRERHVKPTKRPRPTKTPPTPRSIYPGLNQPPMAAYQTRPPIPIICPTGCMCNLHINDLGLTVNCKEKGFHNISELLPRPLNAKKLYLSGNLIQKIYRSDFWNFSSLDLLHLGNNRISYVQEGAFMNLPNLKSLYLNGNDIERLTPGMFRGLQALSYLYFEYNVIREIQPAAFSLMPNLQLVFLNDNLLRTLPLDAFAGTSLARLNLRNNYFLYLPVSGVLEHLHSIVQIDLHQNPWDCSCDIIPLKQWIEKLSSVIVVGEVTCKTPDFALGKDLRTLEAEVICPELKFTSSSPVLPNDMTATSGSELGQAPATGAVPLSVLILSLLILFISSVFVAAGLFAFVLRRRKKLPFRKRQEVDLTGIQMQCKIFEERQTASPEKPPGHVYDYIPHPVTQMCNNPIYKPREGEIEGEQFAETKENNSNYRTLLEKEKEWTMAVSSSQLNTIVTINQSGDMASFHENGVLCPTVIDSQRPTPTVGFVDCLYGTVPKLKDMHVAHAHPPGMQYPDLQQDARLKETLLFTAGKGFPEQTQSEYLELRAKLQTKPDYLEVLEKSYRF; encoded by the coding sequence ATGCTGTGGTTTACCCTGCTAAGCACAATAGCTTTAGGATGGACTACGCCGATCCCTCTGTTGGACGAGTCGGAAGAAATAGATGAGCCTTGCTTTGACCCTTGCTACTGTGAAGTCAAGGAGGGCATTTTCCACGTCCACTGCGACAGCAAAGGATTTACAAATGTCAGCCAGATCTCCCAGACGTGGACGAGACCCTTTAAACTCAATCTGGCAAAGAACTCCATGCGCAAGCTGTATTTTAACAGCTTTTTGCACCTTAACAATGCTGTGTCACTCAATCTGGGGAATAATGCGCTACAGGACATACATGTGGGCGCTTTCAATGGCCTGAGCATCTTGAAAAAGCTGTTTCTGCATGAAAACAAACTGGAGGTGTTCAGGaatgacacttttatggggcTGGAGAGCCTCGAGTATCTTCAGGCGGATTACAACGTCATCAAGAGAATAGAGAGCGGGGCGTTTCGGAATCTGCACAAACTCAGAGTACTTATTTTGAACGACAATTTGATACCCGTGCTACCCAATTTATTATTCAGGTCCGTATCTCTCACGCACCTTGACTTACGTGGCAACCGCTTAAGAATTCTACCCTATAAAGGGACGTTGGAATACATCGGTCGCAGCTTGATGGAGATCCAGCTAGAGGAAAATCCATGgaactgtgtgtgtgacattGTGCAGCTCAAAACCTGGCTGGAGCGCATCCCCTACACGGCACTGGTGGGCGACATAACGTGTGAATACCCTTTTCATTTACACGGTAAGGACCTCCGTGAGATCAAGAGAAGCGAACTTTGTCCATTGCTCTCTGAAGCAGAACTGGAGGCCAAACACGGCATTCCCAGATTACCGTTTAATAACGAAAATGTCTGGCCCACCAAGCCTTCGTCTATGTTGTCATCTTTTCATAACACAGCCTCCTCGGTAGAGTACAGAGAGAGACACGTAAAGCCGACTAAGCGGCCGAGACCCACAAAAACACCACCCACTCCTCGTAGCATTTACCCAGGGCTGAATCAGCCTCCAATGGCTGCCTACCAGACCAGACCCCCTATACCAATCATTTGCCCGACAGGGTGCATGTGCAATTTACACATCAATGACTTGGGCCTCACTGTCAATTGTAAAGAGAAAGGTTTCCACAACATTTCTGAGCTGCTGCCGCGACCACTCAACGCCAAGAAACTCTATCTAAGTGGGAATTTGATTCAGAAAATTTACAGGTCGGATTTTTGGAACTTCTCCAGCTTGGATTTACTGCACTTGGGTAACAATCGGATATCGTATGTTCAAGAAGGCGCCTTTATGAACCTACCTAATTTGAAAAGCTTATACTTGAATGGCAACGACATCGAAAGGCTCACTCCAGGCATGTTTCGCGGTCTGCAGGCGCTCAGTTACCTCTATTTCGAGTACAACGTCATTCGAGAGATCCAACCGGCCGCCTTCAGCCTAATGCCAAACCTGCAGTTGGTTTTTCTCAATGACAACCTGCTGCGCACCCTGCCCTTGGATGCTTTTGCCGGCACCTCCCTGGCTAGACTCAACCTGCGCAACAACTACTTTCTGTACCTTCCCGTGAGCGGAGTCCTGGAGCATCTCCACTCCATCGTTCAAATTGACCTTCACCAGAATCCGTGGGACTGCTCCTGCGACATCATCCCGCTCAAGCAGTGGATCGAGAAGCTCAGCTCCGTCATTGTTGTGGGGGAAGTGACCTGCAAGACCCCGGACTTCGCTCTTGGCAAGGATCTGCGCACCCTGGAGGCTGAGGTCATCTGCCCCGAGTTGAAATTCACCTCTTCTTCTCCGGTCCTGCCTAATGACATGACGGCCACCAGCGGCTCTGAGTTAGGACAAGCGCCAGCGACGGGAGCCGTGCCGCTCTCCGTGCTGATTCTCAGCCTGCTGATTCTCTTCATCTCGTCTGTGTTTGTGGCCGCCGGTCTCTTCGCCTTCGTCCTGCGGAGGCGAAAAAAACTTCCCTTCAGGAAGCGTCAGGAGGTGGACCTCACGGGCATTCAAATGCAGTGCAAGATCTTTGAAGAGAGGCAGACCGCCTCGCCCGAGAAGCCACCCGGTCACGTCTACGACTACATCCCCCACCCCGTAACTCAAATGTGCAACAATCCAATTTACAAACCACGGGAAGGCGAGATCGAGGGCGAGCAGTTCGCAGAAACCAAGgaaaataacagtaattatCGAACTCTTctggagaaagagaaggaatgGACGATGGCTGTGTCCAGTTCCCAGCTCAACACCATTGTCACCATCAATCAGTCAGGTGACATGGCAAGCTTTCACGAGAACGGAGTGCTTTGCCCTACCGTGATTGACAGCCAGAGACCGACCCCAACGGTGGGTTTTGTAGACTGCCTGTACGGCACCGTTCCCAAATTAAAGGACATGCACGTTGCACACGCACATCCCCCCGGAATGCAATACCCTGATTTACAGCAAGACGCCagattaaaagaaacattacttTTCACTGCGGGGAAAGGATTCCCTGAACAAACCCAAAGTGAATACCTCGAGTTAAGGGCAAAACTCCAAACCAAGCCGGATTACCTCGAAGTCTTGGAGAAATCGTATAGATTCTAA
- the slitrk3a gene encoding SLIT and NTRK-like protein 3 isoform X1 gives MLHASVHCESQASEATWDHPSPNPGDVKLDTTKTDAVKWLSALTSSGLGGRMLWFTLLSTIALGWTTPIPLLDESEEIDEPCFDPCYCEVKEGIFHVHCDSKGFTNVSQISQTWTRPFKLNLAKNSMRKLYFNSFLHLNNAVSLNLGNNALQDIHVGAFNGLSILKKLFLHENKLEVFRNDTFMGLESLEYLQADYNVIKRIESGAFRNLHKLRVLILNDNLIPVLPNLLFRSVSLTHLDLRGNRLRILPYKGTLEYIGRSLMEIQLEENPWNCVCDIVQLKTWLERIPYTALVGDITCEYPFHLHGKDLREIKRSELCPLLSEAELEAKHGIPRLPFNNENVWPTKPSSMLSSFHNTASSVEYRERHVKPTKRPRPTKTPPTPRSIYPGLNQPPMAAYQTRPPIPIICPTGCMCNLHINDLGLTVNCKEKGFHNISELLPRPLNAKKLYLSGNLIQKIYRSDFWNFSSLDLLHLGNNRISYVQEGAFMNLPNLKSLYLNGNDIERLTPGMFRGLQALSYLYFEYNVIREIQPAAFSLMPNLQLVFLNDNLLRTLPLDAFAGTSLARLNLRNNYFLYLPVSGVLEHLHSIVQIDLHQNPWDCSCDIIPLKQWIEKLSSVIVVGEVTCKTPDFALGKDLRTLEAEVICPELKFTSSSPVLPNDMTATSGSELGQAPATGAVPLSVLILSLLILFISSVFVAAGLFAFVLRRRKKLPFRKRQEVDLTGIQMQCKIFEERQTASPEKPPGHVYDYIPHPVTQMCNNPIYKPREGEIEGEQFAETKENNSNYRTLLEKEKEWTMAVSSSQLNTIVTINQSGDMASFHENGVLCPTVIDSQRPTPTVGFVDCLYGTVPKLKDMHVAHAHPPGMQYPDLQQDARLKETLLFTAGKGFPEQTQSEYLELRAKLQTKPDYLEVLEKSYRF, from the exons ATGTTGCATGCGTCAGTGCATTGTGAAAG cCAAGCATCGGAGGCAACCTGGGACCACCCGTCTCCAAACCCTGGAGATGTAAAGTTGGACACCACTAAAACCGA TGCTGTGAAGTGGCTCTCAGCCTTAACTTCATCAGGACTCGGCGGAAGGATGCTGTGGTTTACCCTGCTAAGCACAATAGCTTTAGGATGGACTACGCCGATCCCTCTGTTGGACGAGTCGGAAGAAATAGATGAGCCTTGCTTTGACCCTTGCTACTGTGAAGTCAAGGAGGGCATTTTCCACGTCCACTGCGACAGCAAAGGATTTACAAATGTCAGCCAGATCTCCCAGACGTGGACGAGACCCTTTAAACTCAATCTGGCAAAGAACTCCATGCGCAAGCTGTATTTTAACAGCTTTTTGCACCTTAACAATGCTGTGTCACTCAATCTGGGGAATAATGCGCTACAGGACATACATGTGGGCGCTTTCAATGGCCTGAGCATCTTGAAAAAGCTGTTTCTGCATGAAAACAAACTGGAGGTGTTCAGGaatgacacttttatggggcTGGAGAGCCTCGAGTATCTTCAGGCGGATTACAACGTCATCAAGAGAATAGAGAGCGGGGCGTTTCGGAATCTGCACAAACTCAGAGTACTTATTTTGAACGACAATTTGATACCCGTGCTACCCAATTTATTATTCAGGTCCGTATCTCTCACGCACCTTGACTTACGTGGCAACCGCTTAAGAATTCTACCCTATAAAGGGACGTTGGAATACATCGGTCGCAGCTTGATGGAGATCCAGCTAGAGGAAAATCCATGgaactgtgtgtgtgacattGTGCAGCTCAAAACCTGGCTGGAGCGCATCCCCTACACGGCACTGGTGGGCGACATAACGTGTGAATACCCTTTTCATTTACACGGTAAGGACCTCCGTGAGATCAAGAGAAGCGAACTTTGTCCATTGCTCTCTGAAGCAGAACTGGAGGCCAAACACGGCATTCCCAGATTACCGTTTAATAACGAAAATGTCTGGCCCACCAAGCCTTCGTCTATGTTGTCATCTTTTCATAACACAGCCTCCTCGGTAGAGTACAGAGAGAGACACGTAAAGCCGACTAAGCGGCCGAGACCCACAAAAACACCACCCACTCCTCGTAGCATTTACCCAGGGCTGAATCAGCCTCCAATGGCTGCCTACCAGACCAGACCCCCTATACCAATCATTTGCCCGACAGGGTGCATGTGCAATTTACACATCAATGACTTGGGCCTCACTGTCAATTGTAAAGAGAAAGGTTTCCACAACATTTCTGAGCTGCTGCCGCGACCACTCAACGCCAAGAAACTCTATCTAAGTGGGAATTTGATTCAGAAAATTTACAGGTCGGATTTTTGGAACTTCTCCAGCTTGGATTTACTGCACTTGGGTAACAATCGGATATCGTATGTTCAAGAAGGCGCCTTTATGAACCTACCTAATTTGAAAAGCTTATACTTGAATGGCAACGACATCGAAAGGCTCACTCCAGGCATGTTTCGCGGTCTGCAGGCGCTCAGTTACCTCTATTTCGAGTACAACGTCATTCGAGAGATCCAACCGGCCGCCTTCAGCCTAATGCCAAACCTGCAGTTGGTTTTTCTCAATGACAACCTGCTGCGCACCCTGCCCTTGGATGCTTTTGCCGGCACCTCCCTGGCTAGACTCAACCTGCGCAACAACTACTTTCTGTACCTTCCCGTGAGCGGAGTCCTGGAGCATCTCCACTCCATCGTTCAAATTGACCTTCACCAGAATCCGTGGGACTGCTCCTGCGACATCATCCCGCTCAAGCAGTGGATCGAGAAGCTCAGCTCCGTCATTGTTGTGGGGGAAGTGACCTGCAAGACCCCGGACTTCGCTCTTGGCAAGGATCTGCGCACCCTGGAGGCTGAGGTCATCTGCCCCGAGTTGAAATTCACCTCTTCTTCTCCGGTCCTGCCTAATGACATGACGGCCACCAGCGGCTCTGAGTTAGGACAAGCGCCAGCGACGGGAGCCGTGCCGCTCTCCGTGCTGATTCTCAGCCTGCTGATTCTCTTCATCTCGTCTGTGTTTGTGGCCGCCGGTCTCTTCGCCTTCGTCCTGCGGAGGCGAAAAAAACTTCCCTTCAGGAAGCGTCAGGAGGTGGACCTCACGGGCATTCAAATGCAGTGCAAGATCTTTGAAGAGAGGCAGACCGCCTCGCCCGAGAAGCCACCCGGTCACGTCTACGACTACATCCCCCACCCCGTAACTCAAATGTGCAACAATCCAATTTACAAACCACGGGAAGGCGAGATCGAGGGCGAGCAGTTCGCAGAAACCAAGgaaaataacagtaattatCGAACTCTTctggagaaagagaaggaatgGACGATGGCTGTGTCCAGTTCCCAGCTCAACACCATTGTCACCATCAATCAGTCAGGTGACATGGCAAGCTTTCACGAGAACGGAGTGCTTTGCCCTACCGTGATTGACAGCCAGAGACCGACCCCAACGGTGGGTTTTGTAGACTGCCTGTACGGCACCGTTCCCAAATTAAAGGACATGCACGTTGCACACGCACATCCCCCCGGAATGCAATACCCTGATTTACAGCAAGACGCCagattaaaagaaacattacttTTCACTGCGGGGAAAGGATTCCCTGAACAAACCCAAAGTGAATACCTCGAGTTAAGGGCAAAACTCCAAACCAAGCCGGATTACCTCGAAGTCTTGGAGAAATCGTATAGATTCTAA